The following is a genomic window from Xenopus laevis strain J_2021 chromosome 2L, Xenopus_laevis_v10.1, whole genome shotgun sequence.
GGGAAAGAATCACTTAAACTGCAATTTGAGTTTGTTTTGCTGGGACAACAAGAACTGTGAAGTTCTTTCTTCATCCAGTCTTCTGATCCATTGATTCCACAGCATTGCAACTACAAGAATTATAATCAACAAATTTACATTAACTTTCACCAGAGAATGTGATTTAACTTAACACAGCCCCTTAAGACAtgagctgctgtcagttactgagtttagggaccgaaatatacagtacacatagaatatagatgtcacaatataagactaattagtaattaatacatacaattactacatggccgcacagaaaccagtgcaactagcatcagaatttaataatcagccctgtagcgtcagcttatattacaggccaacctaattttctgctggataatttgcgacaacccctaatcttagcttctcaacagcttctcagagtccactgagcatgtgagtgtcgcagacactttccaagatggtgaccccctgtgacaagtttgaagtcctggatcattgctgctattgagaagctgaaactctaAATTGGTTCAACAagttaagtaaataaaatatgaaatttttagggtttagctctccttaaagggatcTCTTGTACTGGCAATATTATGTCCCaacagaaaaatgtgtgtttttatatggtaacagatcttattttttcaaatagatttggataaaattttaCTAGgaagtaaattatatagtgaataaagtatccccactTTTTatttaaggatattacaagttaccgaggagttccattaCCATAAACAGGTTTTTATACATGAaactaatatcctcatgttttgcaacaggggtactttatttattataacacaaatgtttcagtgagtcatgtgacagaaatgacatcactaagctctgattataaccgatgacatcactgagcactgttcataaggatatcatttactgcatatttgtggctcttgtgtattatagtctATATAAACTCACACTTTAAAAGTATATGAATAGTATAGAATTAGTAACAATACATATTAATAGAAATCCACTGCACCACTGCCCCACCGCTCGCACTTCTGCTCAACCACATTCACCACTGCCTTAGTAATCACAGTAACTTCTGCCTGGACTCAATTGTGATGCAGTATATCCATAGCAGAGGTTCTTCTCTTTGTGGGCATGCCTTGTTATAATATTTCTTCAATAAGTTGCCACAGGACCCACCATTTAAACCATATAAAATGTACATGTATTGAAGCACTTCCCCAGGTTTGCTGATTATACTCACATTTCTCTGTATCATATGCCATGTTTCACTTGAATTGTGTTTTAGATTCTGTTCAAAACTGTTGGTTAACCTTTCCCTCACGTATTTATCTAGCTGGAAGGCAAACAGCAAATTGcaaaattagttttaattttcatctgatgaCATTTTCTACACATTCTGCCCCATACACACAAGCCAGTCGAAAGAAACCAACACTACCTACCTACCCACACTTCCTCGGCTTCATGAcactcatttttgttttatacattgcTATTACTAAAATAACAGTTAGACTGGTTTTATAAGGTAATCTAGGTACTGCAAAGATCTCCAATGAAAAGTGTGAATAACTTATTTGATGCAGAAGCAGTGATGGGCGTTTCAGCGTATTATTtccgaaattcgcaaaatggcgaaaaattcgcaaaacgtctcGTTtgtgacgccggtgtccgttttttggacgccggcgtccattttttttacgccggcaaattttcgctggcaaattttcacggcagtttcacaaatttattcgcccgaattcgcgcctggcgaataaatttgcccatcacaatgCAGAAGCCcatatacaattaaaatatttagtgacacataaatatatatgtgctaTCTTCAACTATTAAACCCTCTACAAAGTTATCACTTAATGTgacttaattatttatattattatgttacTCAGTAGTACAAACTTACCTGCTTttcataaacaaacagaaagattgCCATTGTGACTTCAACCAAGAGGATTAATAACAGCAAAATGAAAAACTAGAAAACAAAGCATATATGTATGTTAAACAccaacaggggaatgtaataaaagtcgcaaagagcaaaacaattcgcaccaataagacttaAAATCCACATATCAcactgtaatattgttccttaaactgttattgcattgcgaattttaattgcgcattgcgaattttaattgcgcactcataagaagtgcttgaaggtgtcgtaatcttttggagcaaacataacgactttttcagtaagaagttttattacattgactgcgcattggtgcaaactataaaattcgcaaactgtcttcattgtcggaagtggtcgctaaacagtttccgggcttgcaaaagctatattaaattcgcacaaagcaaaatttgttcgcgcaaaggcataacttttcgcattgcgaatagtttttccgttagcgatttttattacattcccccgcaagTAACTAAAATACAGAATTGGCACCAAAGATACATTATCTGATATAAAATGGTCAAGTACAACAGATTATTTGAAGggaatgtagagagtgatattctgagacaatttgcaactggttttcattttttataatttgtgttttttgagttttttagctttttattcagcagctctccagttggcaatttcagcaatctctttgctagggtccgaattatcctagcaaccatacattaatttgaataagagaatatgaataggagaggcctgaataaaaagacgagtaataaaaagtagcaataaaaatacatttgtagccttacagagcatttctctgttagatagggtcagtgaccccccatttgaaccAACAATAGAAGGAGAAGGCACACACCCTTTAAATCGAattacagggtgctaatccataggtgactccccataagggtctccataatGAAATACAACTACTGcagataatggatagcacacccgatttgaaagacataatcaaaatcaaaaatgagcccagcgcgtttcgaccttaagggtcttcatcaggggcacaaaataaacaaaaaatcaaaaaggcaggaaagctgcaaagagccagaagaagaaagcaaataattctataaaaactataaaaaaaataagcaatgaaggtcagttgaaacgttgcttagaattaaccattctataacatactaaaggtaacTGAAAGGTGATCCACCTTAAAACTGCAAAAACGCCTCATTTTGATGTTTCGATGGCTTTGGTGAATGTGAATggttgcacaggtatgggacctgttatccagaatgctctggggtttttccagataatggatctttttgtaatttggatctacataccttaagtctactagaaaatcatttaaacattgaataaaccaaataggctggtcttgctttcaataaggattcattatatcataatttggattaagtacaaggtactgttttattattacagagaaaaagaataatttggagctttctggataacggattttcggataacggataccatacctgtatatgttttaggTATCTGCATCAGTCAGCCTTGGAGGAGGCAGTCTGAACTACTTCTTGTTTTTTGTGTATGTCCTGTATGTGACTTCCACCACCGTTatcaacaagaaaaaaatgtatccttgGATTCATTTGACGCACTTCCTTCACCCAACAAATACAACTCTGTTTACAATAATGTCACAAACTTTGTTGTCTCTTTCAGATTATAGACCAGTGTCAGCCATAGCCCCTGGAATTTAcccattaaaaaaattacaaatagaaATAGAGGAGCCTGCATGCATTGTTGCTTTTTTGATTCTATATACAgatatgaaacctgttatccagaatgctggggacttggggtatttttccagataagggatctttctgtaatttggatctttataccttaagtctacttttttaagttttaattatttgattaaaatgaagtctatgggagatggccttcttgtaattcagagcattctggataattggtttctatataacagatcctattccTCTATATTTCCTGTACATAGTTTTAGTGATGGCATCTGGCAAGGAAAGAAAGCCTGTGaattttataatacagtatatttaggtcCAGTTCTGTCCTAGGCACCAGACCTCATCGCAACAATGGTCAAGGATGGGGCCAGGCCTTGGTACTGTACATTTTATGTCCGAAGTCTGTTCGAGATGACTTTCTTTCTCCCCCTTACACTTTTCATATACAGTTTCCCCACCCATTTCTACAGGAAATTGATGTTATTTATAGATTGTGACATTTCACACTATACCATTCTACATGATTTGCTGCATACAGAAGTTCCTGTTACCTGCTAGATCTCATAAATAGCATATTGCATGTCTGTTTTTTTATCTTCTTAGCATTCACAGCTACAATATGCTTCATTCTCCACGATCTTCCTGATCAAGTCTTCATCCAGTTCTGTGCAAGTTTAGGACAGGCCAATAGTGTAGCTAACCATCCAACTGGGAGGTCTACAGGCTTACAAATCACCTTCCTTGCCCCTTTGTACTATGTGGAGCCCATACAAATCCATAAAACAGAAAGAATAGGGCTTCCTGGACAAGCCAAAGTGGAGGGAGGGAAGCTTTGACCGGGCTAGGCAGGCTATAGGCAAATAAGGGGGGTTAGGATTGGTGGTGAGGAATGAAGGAGGGCTTACCAGCAGGGTGTATCCAGGGGAACTGGTTGGCAGCCATCCTTCTGGAACAGTCTGTTGAAGCAGCATCCCGCCCTCCCGCCCCCTTTTTTGACTAGTGAAGGGTATTAGCAGGTCATTTGCCAGCTATTTGATGAGAAGAATGGTGGgcgggggaatgcttgccagtgTGGGGTAATGGGGCTGTAGTACCCTATCTGTGGTGGGTTAATGCCTCTCCGGGTAAGGGCCCCGGGTGGTAAGTTAAGTGAGGCCATCTGCCACTACTTGCCCATCCAAGGGCAGCGCCCTGGTGGCCGGCATGGCAGTGGGCTCGGTCACTCAGTGGAGTAACCTGTGAGGCAAGCATTCCCATGatttactgttttatattacagttatgtatggttatttacatttattaatgttttaataaagctGCGGCCTTTAAATTCCATCCTGGGCTTCAAGTGTCTTTATTGTTCTTGAGGAATTGTATAGGTGGGGGAGATCAGTGGAACAAGGTAAGACGGTGGCCTTAACACTGCCCGGGTCAAGAAGAATATGAAGGGAGTAAGCTCACTTAAATGTAGGCACCAAAGAGGGAGAGAGCATAAGTGCTCAAACTAGAAACATTCAACTCAGTAGACCTTTCTGTCCAAATCTGTCCTACTCTGAGTCGCGGTTAAAAAAGTTCATGTAAACTCTCCTCGCTATCACCATTATCAACataaaggggtctatttatttaTGGTCGAGTTTTGTTTTATGTAAAACTTTTGTagaggaaaaaactcaaacttttagagaaaaaaaaccctaatttttagagaaaaaaccctaatttttagagatttattatgccccaaagcagcaaaaaatcggaatctgaaactactccagctaaaaactgttaaatgtatgtaaaagtcaatggcagaggtctctttatccatttgaagatgttttttgccttcacaattttcaggtgttttggggtgtttCATGCTGGTTTTTGCTTCAAAAATCGTTAACTTCCAGTTTTTTAAGCTTATAATTTTGAGGTAttcataaaaactcaaatttttcgtgtttTATTTTTCCGATTTTCTTcaagtttaattattagtaaattatccaaatttgtggatgggagttagtttgagtttgtttctggtacaatatgagaaaaataatgaattttagtaaataaccccctaacagtctTTCTGGGAAAACCCTTAAGTTTCATAGTGGCATACCCAATGCCATGTACTATGCCATAGCGACTATCTCTGATGTTTGGATCAGCGCCGGATAGCGGGTTCAACTTTTGTATGCACCTAGCCTATGACTGATAAATGATTCCTGTTATGTGTGGGTGTTTACATGTTTGAGTAGCTATGGGGACCAGTGCTAATGGCAGTAAGTTTAGAATGAATGGTATGTTTGCCAAGATGTGCAATTTATATAAAAGGCAAAATATCTATACAACGGTACACCACAAAATGCATTACTTACAGTAAGAAGaaggcatttattttcttttattgctcCCATGCATCCAAGAAACCCAAACACCATAATGATGATGCCAATAGCGATAAAGGAATTGCCAACAGTAAGCGAGGGATTATTTGTAAGTAAGTCTCCATAGATGTTGTTGACCACAAAGTAGATGCCGATGGCTATTATGGAGCATCCAGTCACCTGTAAATTATACATGTATTTTGTTTACTCTTTGAAATGAATAACATAAAAAGTTGTGATAGACTGAAATCTGCCTCACTCTGAATCATTAGACCTTTAATCAAACCCAAGACCAGACAATTTATTTCCCATACAACCTTTTGCAAATCCCCTGCAATCCATCTCAAACCcattttgttttatgtaaatCCACAATGTCGTTACCCCAGCATTGTATTTTATAAGGATCACCAAGTCATCAGTTAAGTACATCACACAGTTTATATTACTTTGCATACCTCACTGTGGCACCATAATTCACTGTGCCCCCCAATAAATTCATTGAATACCCACTATGTCAAGAGCTTTCATTTCAAGAGAGGGCAGTGCGAGTAGGGGCACTAACCCAGGCACCCTACACAATGTGGGTCCCATCAAAGCAGCTTGGATATGGAGTTAATGAGCATAATTTATATGTATGCCACAAGAGGGCAGCAACTTCTATGGGTTGGCCTTATTAGGACTACATTAGACACAGCCTAGAAGGTTCTAGTTGAGGGGAAGGTCCTGACCTGGTGTAAGAACAAGATGGGACCACATTAAGCGTCAAGAATAGATGCCTCCTTCAGTAGAGACCAGAGGGTGCAGACTAAGTATCCTATTGCTTGGAACTTCCAAGTTGGCCAGTTAGACTGCAGTGAGATGGGGAACTGGTGCCCATATTGTTAACCTGGGCTTGTTACTGTGTACATCTGTGAAGTCATCAGCAGACCTGATTTTCTGTTTGGGCACATA
Proteins encoded in this region:
- the cd53.L gene encoding CD53 molecule L homeolog, whose product is MGSNFVSVLKYLMFAFNFLFWVTGCSIIAIGIYFVVNNIYGDLLTNNPSLTVGNSFIAIGIIIMVFGFLGCMGAIKENKCLLLTFFILLLLILLVEVTMAIFLFVYEKQLDKYVRERLTNSFEQNLKHNSSETWHMIQRNLQCCGINGSEDWMKKELHSSCCPSKTNSNCSLSDSFPVGCSEALKKWFENNFLYFGVGTICISVIEVLGMSFALTLYCHISRSSGKISTLL